From one uncultured Erythrobacter sp. genomic stretch:
- a CDS encoding NmrA family NAD(P)-binding protein — translation MALITVIGASGRQGLAQVRQALAAGYDVRAISRRPDALEGAPVEGVERVEVRSMDLYDTSTFAEALEGSDYIFYTHPLQARADRAYLIGEVGKAAAHIGVKRVVWNTSSWIPDKPGDPFTYGENTKGINALWRSGAPGTVFGSVLFMDNLLTNWARPFIVNEGRYVYPHNPNLQANWISLDDVARFMLASLERPDMEGAWLNIGGPERLVGKQVTQCLSEALGKEITYDPCTPEEFGRYLVEAAGDTMAPEMRDQFAKGIQAFYEYNNDAPTKPFAVDMDHVYERFPELEGKLEPLGEWTKRQEWGESNYRPAFG, via the coding sequence ATGGCACTTATCACAGTGATCGGCGCAAGCGGCCGGCAAGGCCTGGCGCAGGTGCGTCAGGCGCTTGCCGCCGGGTACGATGTGCGCGCCATCTCGCGCCGTCCGGACGCGCTGGAGGGCGCGCCGGTCGAGGGGGTGGAGCGGGTCGAGGTGCGGTCGATGGATCTCTACGACACCTCAACCTTCGCCGAAGCGCTCGAAGGCAGCGATTACATCTTCTACACCCACCCGCTGCAAGCCCGCGCGGACCGTGCCTATCTGATCGGCGAGGTCGGCAAGGCCGCCGCGCATATCGGCGTGAAGCGCGTGGTGTGGAACACTTCGAGCTGGATCCCGGACAAGCCGGGCGATCCCTTCACCTATGGCGAGAACACCAAGGGCATCAACGCCCTGTGGCGTTCGGGCGCGCCGGGGACGGTGTTCGGTTCGGTGCTGTTCATGGACAATCTGCTGACCAACTGGGCGCGGCCGTTCATCGTCAATGAGGGCCGGTATGTGTATCCGCACAACCCCAACCTTCAGGCGAACTGGATCAGCCTTGATGACGTCGCCCGCTTCATGCTGGCGAGCCTCGAGCGGCCCGACATGGAAGGCGCATGGCTGAATATCGGCGGGCCGGAGCGGCTGGTCGGCAAGCAGGTGACGCAGTGCCTGTCGGAAGCTCTGGGCAAGGAGATCACATACGATCCCTGCACCCCGGAAGAATTCGGCCGCTATCTGGTCGAAGCGGCGGGCGACACGATGGCCCCGGAAATGCGCGACCAATTCGCCAAGGGCATCCAGGCCTTCTACGAATACAACAACGACGCCCCGACCAAGCCCTTCGCGGTCGACATGGACCACGTCTACGAGCGCTTCCCGGAACTGGAAGGCAAGCTCGAGCCGCTGGGCGAATGGACCAAGCGGCAAGAATGGGGCGAGAGCAACTATCGGCCCGCGTTTGGGTGA
- a CDS encoding aromatic ring-hydroxylating dioxygenase subunit alpha, producing the protein MSRETLVEMTRSLVAHGAADTMEYADDIVRIPAKAYTDPDLFELEKKQIFRRLPLMVAPSCELPNPGDFKAMDICGVPLLLSRQKDGSMGAFLNMCTHRGNPLAAGCGNASRFTCGYHGWTFKADGDLIGVADSQDFGKIDKSQHCLTKFPVHEAAGLIWVTLDPHSKLSIPDYLCGYDDLLKAFEFDGWTLFAQRTIPGPNWKTAYDGYLDFYHLPVLHKDTFGADFYNRANYFAFGPHQRLSTPSKFAIKVQGDDDQALDLEALADDDLPQEVLVQGVWTIFPHISIASFYGGGQRGALVSQLFPGATVGESYTTQYYVMENQPETPEQVQAAHDQFNFLEIVVRDEDYATGKRQHQALQSGLMIEVLFGRNEKGGQVFHQWAERLTRASDEELVQIFAAEQRQAAE; encoded by the coding sequence ATGTCACGCGAAACGCTGGTCGAAATGACCCGCAGTCTGGTCGCCCACGGCGCGGCCGATACGATGGAATATGCCGACGATATCGTCCGCATTCCCGCCAAGGCCTATACCGACCCTGATCTGTTCGAGCTGGAAAAGAAGCAGATCTTCCGCCGCCTGCCGCTGATGGTGGCGCCCTCGTGCGAGCTACCCAACCCCGGCGATTTCAAGGCGATGGACATCTGCGGCGTGCCGCTGCTGCTATCCCGCCAGAAGGACGGCAGCATGGGAGCCTTCCTCAACATGTGCACCCACCGCGGCAATCCGCTGGCGGCCGGCTGCGGCAATGCCAGCCGCTTCACCTGCGGCTATCACGGCTGGACCTTCAAGGCGGATGGCGACCTGATCGGCGTCGCAGACTCGCAGGATTTCGGCAAGATCGACAAGAGCCAGCATTGCCTGACCAAGTTCCCGGTCCACGAGGCGGCGGGGCTGATCTGGGTGACGCTCGATCCCCATTCCAAGCTCAGCATCCCCGATTACCTGTGCGGCTATGACGATCTGCTCAAGGCGTTCGAGTTCGATGGCTGGACGCTGTTCGCGCAGCGTACGATCCCCGGGCCGAACTGGAAGACGGCCTATGACGGCTATCTCGATTTCTACCACCTGCCGGTGCTGCACAAGGACACCTTCGGCGCGGACTTCTACAACCGCGCCAACTACTTCGCCTTTGGCCCGCACCAGCGCCTGTCGACCCCGTCGAAGTTCGCGATCAAGGTGCAGGGGGATGACGATCAGGCGCTCGACCTCGAAGCACTGGCCGATGACGATCTGCCGCAGGAAGTGCTGGTGCAGGGCGTGTGGACGATCTTCCCGCACATCTCGATCGCCAGCTTCTACGGCGGCGGGCAGCGCGGGGCGCTGGTCAGCCAGCTGTTCCCCGGCGCCACGGTCGGTGAAAGCTACACCACCCAGTACTACGTCATGGAAAATCAGCCCGAAACGCCCGAGCAGGTCCAGGCGGCGCACGACCAGTTCAACTTCCTCGAAATCGTGGTCCGCGACGAGGATTACGCCACCGGCAAGCGCCAGCATCAGGCGCTGCAATCGGGGCTGATGATAGAGGTGTTGTTCGGCCGCAATGAAAAGGGCGGACAGGTGTTCCACCAATGGGCCGAGCGTCTGACGCGCGCGAGCGACGAGGAGCTGGTGCAGATTTTCGCAGCCGAGCAAAGGCAAGCGGCGGAGTAG
- a CDS encoding TonB-dependent receptor, with protein MNTLRARIASGVRVDGIRRTLLCGAALSGFAAMPSTAFAQDAAAEADTVQDDQVIVVQARRQNETLQEVPVTVTAIGGETLQRFNIDQVADVTSRVPTLNVQVGGSGSGGQLSLRGVGSSNISAAFDSAVAFEYDGVIVSTMRMVQAGFFDVEQIDVLRGPQSLFFGKSATAGVLSLRSANPTSDWEVGMRANYEFEEKGYLLNGYISGPLSDTLGIRIAAQFNDIDEFQLAQPGSPAVNQKRGLTDFIGRVTLDWQPSDMFRANVKVQYTKHENDGALGTGEVSCGANGVADSIFLIGGAVNLPAGYDCNVTDQRYYFTDAAGPLASGVPTPSKAAGRNGVPFGETDIWFGRLQFELDLTEKLQLTSVTGILNMKAVDFESYSYGGFIPGPNGTRLPGGAGSSDPINNLEQYTQELRLASDFDGAFNFMLGAFYEDRTITFDTSQQGVNISFLGPDPATGFTYDWDKTHLTKTEALSFFGSAMIDLTEKLELSGGVRWTDEQKVQTISVPYVHTFLFGPTFVRPGFFSGPINFADDNFSPEVTLKYQANEDFNIFASFKTGFKSGGIDNSALPSNSLSAAAASGDFSSLIFKSEEAIGGEIGFKSQWSNRDITLNMTAYQYVFKDLQVQNFNAQTVQFITSNAGELTTKGVDMEAKWRTPVDGLSFSSNISYLDAKYTDDFLQPGGQGGTINLKGRRGSQAPEWSGNVAADWAIPLSNSLELFLSGNAAYNDGYITDETSLNDFRQPSFWLFDANVSVGHPDGNWKLSLVGQNLGDKVFVITSGGRPFLSPTGDDIFLTQNRGRQIFAEISFKF; from the coding sequence ATGAATACACTTCGTGCCCGAATTGCATCTGGCGTCCGCGTGGACGGCATACGCCGCACCCTGCTGTGCGGCGCCGCACTGAGCGGTTTTGCCGCCATGCCGAGCACTGCCTTCGCGCAGGATGCGGCGGCTGAAGCGGATACTGTCCAGGACGATCAGGTGATCGTGGTGCAGGCCCGCCGCCAGAACGAAACTCTGCAAGAAGTTCCTGTGACCGTGACCGCGATCGGCGGCGAGACGCTCCAGCGCTTCAATATTGACCAGGTCGCCGATGTGACCAGCCGCGTGCCTACCCTCAACGTGCAGGTCGGCGGTTCGGGTTCGGGCGGCCAGCTCAGCTTGCGCGGCGTGGGTTCGTCGAACATCTCGGCAGCGTTCGATTCCGCCGTGGCGTTCGAATATGACGGCGTCATCGTGTCGACCATGCGCATGGTGCAGGCCGGCTTCTTCGATGTCGAACAGATCGACGTGCTGCGCGGGCCGCAGTCGCTGTTCTTCGGCAAGTCGGCCACGGCAGGCGTGCTCTCGCTGCGTTCGGCCAACCCCACGTCCGACTGGGAAGTCGGGATGCGCGCCAATTATGAATTCGAAGAGAAGGGCTACCTGCTCAACGGCTACATTTCCGGCCCGCTGTCCGACACGCTTGGCATTCGCATTGCCGCCCAGTTCAACGATATTGACGAATTCCAGCTCGCCCAGCCCGGCTCTCCGGCGGTCAATCAGAAGCGCGGCCTGACCGACTTCATCGGCCGCGTGACCCTCGACTGGCAGCCGTCGGATATGTTCCGCGCCAACGTGAAGGTGCAATACACCAAGCACGAGAACGACGGTGCGCTGGGCACGGGCGAAGTGTCTTGCGGGGCGAACGGCGTCGCGGACTCGATCTTCCTGATCGGCGGCGCAGTGAACCTGCCGGCGGGCTATGATTGCAACGTCACTGACCAGCGCTACTACTTCACCGACGCCGCGGGGCCGCTCGCCAGCGGCGTGCCGACCCCGTCGAAAGCCGCAGGCCGCAACGGCGTGCCGTTTGGTGAGACGGACATCTGGTTCGGCCGCCTGCAATTCGAACTCGACCTGACCGAAAAACTCCAGCTGACCTCAGTCACCGGCATCCTCAACATGAAGGCGGTCGATTTCGAGAGCTATTCCTACGGCGGCTTCATCCCCGGCCCCAATGGCACCCGCCTGCCGGGCGGCGCGGGTTCATCCGACCCGATCAACAACCTTGAACAATACACCCAGGAACTGCGCCTTGCCTCGGACTTCGATGGCGCCTTCAACTTCATGCTCGGCGCGTTCTACGAAGACCGCACGATCACCTTCGACACCTCGCAACAGGGCGTGAACATCTCGTTCCTCGGGCCTGACCCGGCGACCGGCTTCACCTATGACTGGGACAAGACCCACCTCACCAAGACCGAAGCCCTGTCGTTCTTCGGCAGCGCGATGATCGACCTCACGGAAAAGCTGGAACTGTCGGGCGGGGTCCGCTGGACGGACGAGCAGAAGGTCCAGACCATCAGCGTGCCTTACGTCCACACCTTCCTGTTCGGCCCGACCTTTGTGCGGCCGGGCTTCTTCTCCGGCCCGATCAACTTCGCCGATGACAACTTCTCGCCCGAAGTGACGTTGAAGTATCAGGCGAACGAGGATTTCAACATCTTCGCTTCGTTCAAGACCGGCTTCAAGTCGGGCGGGATCGACAACTCGGCACTGCCGTCAAACAGCCTCAGCGCGGCAGCGGCGAGCGGCGATTTCAGCTCGCTGATCTTCAAGTCGGAAGAAGCGATCGGCGGCGAAATCGGCTTCAAGTCGCAGTGGTCGAACCGCGACATCACGCTGAACATGACGGCTTACCAATATGTGTTCAAGGATCTGCAAGTGCAGAACTTCAACGCGCAGACGGTGCAGTTCATCACCAGCAACGCGGGTGAGCTGACCACCAAGGGCGTCGACATGGAAGCCAAATGGCGCACTCCGGTCGACGGGCTGAGCTTCTCGTCGAACATCTCCTATCTCGATGCCAAGTACACCGACGACTTCCTCCAGCCGGGCGGCCAGGGCGGCACGATCAACCTCAAGGGTCGTCGCGGCAGCCAGGCCCCCGAATGGTCGGGCAACGTCGCGGCAGACTGGGCGATCCCGCTTTCCAATAGCCTCGAATTGTTCCTGTCGGGCAACGCGGCCTACAATGATGGCTACATCACTGACGAAACATCGCTCAATGATTTCAGGCAGCCGAGCTTCTGGCTGTTTGATGCGAACGTCTCGGTCGGTCATCCGGATGGCAACTGGAAGCTCTCGCTGGTCGGCCAGAACCTGGGCGACAAGGTCTTCGTGATCACCAGCGGCGGGCGTCCGTTCCTGTCGCCCACCGGTGATGACATCTTCCTCACCCAGAACCGCGGCCGTCAGATCTTTGCGGAAATCAGCTTCAAGTTCTGA
- a CDS encoding SRPBCC family protein gives MMEPEEIARLKALMEWEGQRTAQPEGFPVLPDMPAGRYTSPEYFALEQQHVFRKSWLFAGHLDEIPEPGCYMRWHNAGDPIVIVHGMDGTVRAFHNTCRHRGAPVVTEDRGKSSRLMCGYHNWTYKTDGSLVGVPERRDFPADFDMSCRGLLPVRCELFGKIIYVNFDMEAMPLLDWLGPLAREWEEFAFDRIKLAARHSFDLQCNWKVAMEANMEVYHVPFIHPNTVAPLVDSRRNLNTIYPNGHARMLAPPPVTTDREHVRAIDSPPGWRQIDSVGELGRTCTQSYTLFPNWVSPLSNYFVPPLVFWPTSLGTTRLELVTMALDWGDAPAPDLWTVPDETQPNGRQMSPIILEDTQFGEAIQQSMQGSAFRSVPLSYQEARIYSFHQSLDRMIGPGNVPEHLRVDPVIGAEWVWPNDPRVSQMEREAAHAGAEARAAAE, from the coding sequence ATGATGGAGCCGGAAGAAATCGCGCGGCTGAAGGCGCTGATGGAGTGGGAAGGTCAGCGCACCGCGCAGCCTGAAGGCTTCCCCGTGCTGCCCGATATGCCCGCCGGGCGCTACACCTCGCCCGAATATTTCGCGCTCGAACAGCAACACGTGTTCCGCAAGAGCTGGCTGTTCGCCGGGCATCTGGACGAGATCCCGGAACCCGGCTGCTATATGCGCTGGCACAATGCGGGCGATCCGATCGTGATTGTGCATGGCATGGACGGCACAGTGCGCGCCTTCCACAACACCTGCCGCCATCGCGGCGCGCCGGTGGTGACCGAGGATCGCGGCAAGTCCAGCCGCCTCATGTGCGGCTATCACAACTGGACCTACAAGACCGACGGGAGCCTTGTCGGCGTGCCCGAACGGCGCGACTTCCCGGCCGATTTCGACATGAGCTGCCGCGGGCTGCTACCCGTTCGGTGCGAGCTGTTCGGCAAGATCATCTACGTCAACTTCGACATGGAGGCGATGCCGCTGCTCGACTGGCTTGGCCCGCTGGCGCGCGAATGGGAGGAGTTCGCCTTCGACCGCATCAAGCTCGCCGCGCGGCACTCCTTCGATCTCCAGTGCAACTGGAAGGTGGCGATGGAGGCCAACATGGAGGTCTACCATGTGCCCTTCATCCACCCCAACACGGTCGCGCCGCTGGTGGACAGTAGGCGTAACCTCAACACCATCTATCCCAATGGCCACGCCCGGATGCTCGCTCCGCCGCCCGTCACCACCGACCGTGAGCACGTTCGCGCAATCGACAGCCCGCCGGGCTGGCGACAGATCGACAGCGTGGGCGAGCTGGGCCGCACCTGCACCCAAAGCTACACGCTGTTCCCCAACTGGGTCAGCCCCTTGAGCAACTACTTCGTGCCGCCGCTGGTGTTCTGGCCGACCTCGCTCGGCACCACCCGGCTCGAGCTGGTGACGATGGCGCTGGATTGGGGCGACGCGCCCGCGCCTGATCTTTGGACTGTCCCTGACGAGACGCAGCCGAACGGGCGGCAAATGAGCCCGATCATTCTCGAAGACACCCAGTTCGGCGAAGCGATCCAGCAGTCGATGCAGGGCTCGGCGTTCCGGTCGGTGCCGCTGTCCTACCAGGAGGCGCGGATCTATTCCTTCCACCAGAGCCTCGACCGGATGATCGGGCCGGGGAATGTGCCCGAGCACCTGAGGGTCGATCCGGTGATCGGCGCTGAATGGGTATGGCCCAATGATCCGCGCGTCAGCCAGATGGAGCGCGAGGCCGCGCACGCCGGAGCAGAGGCCCGCGCGGCGGCCGAATGA
- a CDS encoding SDR family oxidoreductase, which produces MAGRVAGRVALVTGGAMGLGKADCEALAREGAKVIVTDRDAELAHQVAAAIGGDAMALDVTSEEQWIEVMRAVKERHGGLDILVNNAGNVIFESIEDCSLAHFKLHLDIHVVGTFLGCKYAVPLMKHRHETVGGGGSSIINMASTAALMGYGNIPAYGAAKAGIAGMTRSLAVDFQDKGYGIRVNALAPGGIETPMVMGISGRGGEKPMDIPEGPLAMDALGHPKDVAGCVLFLASDEARFLNGLTIPVDNGLYARPHH; this is translated from the coding sequence ATGGCGGGACGGGTAGCGGGCAGGGTAGCGCTCGTGACAGGCGGGGCGATGGGTCTGGGCAAGGCCGATTGCGAGGCGCTGGCGCGCGAGGGTGCGAAGGTGATCGTCACCGACCGCGATGCCGAACTCGCCCATCAGGTCGCAGCCGCGATTGGCGGCGATGCGATGGCGCTGGATGTCACCAGCGAAGAGCAATGGATCGAAGTGATGCGCGCCGTGAAGGAGCGCCACGGCGGGCTGGATATTCTCGTCAACAACGCGGGCAATGTGATCTTCGAAAGCATCGAGGATTGCAGCTTGGCGCACTTCAAGCTGCATCTCGACATACACGTGGTCGGCACGTTCCTCGGGTGCAAATATGCCGTGCCGCTGATGAAGCATCGCCACGAAACGGTCGGCGGGGGCGGGTCGTCGATCATCAACATGGCCTCGACCGCGGCGCTGATGGGTTATGGCAATATCCCAGCCTATGGCGCGGCCAAGGCCGGGATTGCGGGCATGACCCGCAGCCTTGCGGTCGATTTCCAGGACAAGGGCTACGGCATCCGCGTCAATGCGCTGGCGCCGGGCGGGATCGAAACCCCGATGGTGATGGGCATTTCCGGGCGCGGCGGCGAAAAGCCGATGGACATTCCCGAAGGTCCGCTGGCGATGGATGCGCTCGGCCATCCCAAGGATGTTGCGGGTTGCGTGCTGTTCCTCGCTTCGGACGAAGCGCGCTTTCTCAATGGCCTGACGATCCCGGTGGACAATGGCCTCTACGCCCGTCCCCACCACTGA